From Pseudomonas sp. LS1212, the proteins below share one genomic window:
- a CDS encoding NAD(P)-dependent oxidoreductase, with protein sequence MRMRLMLLGGGNALGQALIRLGAEEDIGFLAPRPPETGWNAASLTQLLDDTRPDALVNLAYYFDWFQAESVSEARLAVQERSVERLAELCQHHNIILVQPSSYRVFDGSRATAYSERDEPIPLGLRGQALWRMEKSVRATCPQHVLLRFGWLLDDSPEGVLGRFLTLAEKAQELLMADDRRGNPTPVDDAARVIISVLKQLDCAAPLWGTYHYAGNEATTPLVLGQAILTEAASRHKLAVEAPTPQAHAARPDAAEEPQHAVLACKKILHTFGIKPRAWRAGLPTLLERFYRHG encoded by the coding sequence ATGCGAATGCGCCTGATGCTGTTGGGTGGTGGGAATGCCCTCGGGCAAGCGCTGATTCGCCTCGGAGCCGAGGAAGACATCGGCTTCCTCGCCCCACGCCCGCCGGAAACCGGCTGGAATGCTGCGAGCCTGACCCAACTGCTGGATGACACCCGCCCCGATGCGCTGGTGAACCTTGCCTACTATTTCGACTGGTTCCAGGCCGAAAGCGTCAGCGAGGCGCGCCTGGCTGTACAGGAGCGCTCGGTGGAGCGCCTGGCTGAACTCTGTCAGCACCACAACATCATCCTTGTGCAACCGTCCAGCTACCGGGTCTTCGATGGTTCCCGGGCCACGGCCTACAGTGAAAGGGATGAGCCGATCCCCCTGGGCCTGCGTGGCCAGGCCTTGTGGCGGATGGAGAAAAGCGTGCGGGCGACTTGTCCGCAGCATGTGTTGCTGCGCTTTGGCTGGCTGCTCGATGACAGCCCCGAGGGTGTGCTCGGGCGCTTCCTGACGCTGGCCGAAAAGGCTCAAGAGCTGTTGATGGCTGATGATCGACGTGGCAACCCGACGCCGGTCGATGATGCTGCCCGGGTCATTATTTCGGTGCTCAAGCAGCTCGACTGTGCCGCACCGCTCTGGGGTACTTATCATTACGCGGGTAACGAAGCGACGACCCCGCTAGTGCTGGGGCAGGCTATCCTGACTGAAGCGGCCAGCCGGCATAAGCTGGCGGTCGAGGCGCCGACACCGCAGGCCCATGCGGCACGTCCGGATGCGGCGGAAGAACCGCAGCATGCGGTACTGGCCTGCAAGAAAATTCTGCACACCTTTGGTATCAAGCCGCGCGCCTGGCGTGCGGGTCTTCCGACTCTATTGGAAAGATTCTATCGTCATGGCTGA
- the uvrA gene encoding excinuclease ABC subunit UvrA, translated as MDKILIRGARTHNLKNIDLTLPRDKLIVITGLSGSGKSSLAFDTLYAEGQRRYVESLSAYARQFLSMMEKPDVDTIEGLSPAISIEQKSTSHNPRSTVGTITEIYDYLRLLYARVGTPRCPDHDIPLEAQTVSQMVDLVLAQPEGSKLMLLAPVIRERKGEHLAIFDELRAQGFVRARINGKLYELDELPKLDKQKKHTIEVVVDRFKVREDLQQRLAESFETALKLADGIALVGSMDDEPFEEMIFSARFACPICGHAISELEPKLFSFNNPAGACPTCDGLGVKQFFDIKRLVNGELTLAEGAIRGWDRRNVYYFQMLGSLAAHYGFSLEVPFNELPAEQQKVILNGSGKQNVDFRYLNDRGDIVKRSHPFEGIVPNLERRYRETESATVREELAKFLGTQPCPDCRGTRLRREARHVWVGEKTLPAVTGLPIGDATEYFGGLKLTGRRGEIADKILKEIRERLQFLVNVGLDYLTLDRSADTLSGGEAQRIRLASQIGAGLVGVMYILDEPSIGLHQRDNDRLLGTLNHLRDIGNTVIVVEHDEDAIRMADYVVDIGPGAGVHGGHIVAEGSPADVMSHPDSLTGKYLSGRVKIVVPAERTPRNKKLSLTLKGARGNNLQNVDLEIPIGLLTCVTGVSGSGKSTLINNTLFPLSATALNGATTLEAAAHDSCDGLQHLDKVVDIDQSPIGRTPRSNPATYTGLFTPIRELFAGVPESRSRGYGPGRFSFNVKGGRCEACQGDGLIKVEMHFLPDIYVPCDVCRSKRYNRETLEIKYKGKSIHEVLEMTIEEAREFFDAVPALARKLQTLMDVGLSYIKLGQSATTLSGGEAQRVKLSRELSKRDTGKTLYILDEPTTGLHFADIQQLLDVLHRLRDHGNTVVVIEHNLDVIKTADWLVDLGPEGGSKGGQIIACGTPEEVAEMKQSYTGHYLKPLLLRDKA; from the coding sequence GTGGACAAGATCCTGATTCGTGGGGCACGAACCCACAACCTGAAGAATATCGACCTGACCCTGCCACGGGACAAATTGATCGTGATCACCGGGCTGTCCGGTTCCGGCAAGTCCTCGCTGGCATTCGACACCTTGTATGCCGAGGGTCAACGCCGCTATGTGGAGTCGCTCTCGGCCTACGCCCGACAGTTCCTGTCAATGATGGAAAAACCCGACGTCGACACCATCGAAGGGCTGTCTCCGGCGATTTCCATCGAACAGAAATCGACCTCGCACAACCCGCGCTCGACCGTCGGCACCATCACCGAGATCTACGACTACCTGCGCCTGCTCTACGCCCGCGTAGGCACCCCGCGCTGCCCGGATCACGACATCCCGCTGGAAGCCCAGACCGTCAGCCAGATGGTCGATCTGGTATTGGCCCAGCCCGAAGGCAGCAAGCTGATGCTCCTGGCCCCGGTGATTCGCGAGCGTAAAGGCGAACATCTGGCAATCTTCGACGAGCTGCGCGCCCAGGGCTTTGTCCGCGCCCGCATCAATGGCAAGTTGTATGAGCTCGACGAACTGCCCAAGCTGGACAAACAGAAGAAGCACACCATCGAAGTGGTGGTCGATCGCTTCAAGGTTCGCGAAGACCTGCAGCAGCGCCTGGCCGAATCCTTCGAAACCGCGCTGAAGCTGGCCGACGGCATCGCCCTGGTCGGGTCCATGGATGACGAGCCCTTCGAGGAGATGATCTTTTCGGCGCGCTTCGCCTGCCCGATCTGCGGCCACGCCATCAGCGAACTCGAGCCCAAGCTGTTCTCCTTCAACAACCCGGCCGGCGCCTGCCCGACCTGCGATGGTCTGGGGGTCAAGCAGTTCTTCGACATCAAGCGGCTGGTCAACGGCGAGCTGACCCTGGCCGAAGGGGCGATTCGTGGCTGGGACCGACGCAATGTCTATTACTTCCAGATGCTCGGCTCCCTGGCGGCCCATTACGGTTTCAGCCTGGAAGTCCCGTTCAATGAACTGCCTGCCGAGCAGCAGAAGGTCATTCTCAATGGCAGCGGCAAGCAGAACGTCGATTTCCGCTACCTGAACGACCGCGGCGACATCGTCAAGCGCTCGCACCCCTTCGAAGGGATTGTGCCTAACCTGGAGCGCCGCTACCGCGAGACCGAGTCTGCCACCGTGCGCGAAGAGCTGGCCAAGTTCCTCGGCACCCAGCCTTGCCCGGACTGCCGCGGCACACGCCTGCGCCGCGAGGCGCGGCATGTGTGGGTCGGCGAGAAAACCCTGCCTGCCGTTACAGGGCTGCCTATCGGTGATGCCACCGAGTATTTTGGCGGCCTGAAACTGACCGGCCGACGCGGCGAAATTGCCGACAAGATTCTCAAGGAAATCCGCGAGCGCCTGCAGTTTCTGGTCAATGTCGGCCTGGATTACCTGACCCTCGATCGCAGCGCCGACACGCTCTCCGGTGGCGAGGCCCAGCGCATTCGCCTGGCCAGCCAGATCGGTGCGGGCCTGGTCGGGGTCATGTACATCCTCGACGAGCCATCCATCGGTCTGCACCAGCGTGACAACGACCGGCTGCTGGGCACCCTCAATCACCTGCGCGATATCGGCAACACCGTGATCGTGGTGGAGCATGACGAAGACGCCATTCGCATGGCCGACTACGTTGTCGACATCGGTCCAGGCGCCGGCGTGCATGGCGGCCATATCGTCGCAGAGGGTTCGCCGGCCGATGTCATGTCGCACCCGGACTCGCTCACCGGCAAGTACCTTTCCGGGCGCGTGAAGATCGTCGTACCGGCCGAGCGCACGCCACGCAACAAGAAGCTGTCGCTGACGCTCAAGGGTGCGCGTGGCAACAATCTGCAGAACGTCGACCTGGAAATCCCGATCGGCCTGCTGACCTGTGTGACCGGCGTCTCGGGCTCCGGCAAATCGACACTGATCAACAATACCCTGTTCCCGCTCAGCGCCACTGCGCTCAATGGCGCGACCACCCTCGAAGCCGCAGCGCACGACAGTTGTGACGGCCTGCAACACCTGGACAAAGTGGTGGATATCGATCAAAGCCCTATCGGTCGTACGCCACGCTCCAACCCGGCGACCTATACCGGCCTGTTCACTCCGATCCGCGAGCTGTTTGCCGGCGTGCCCGAGTCGCGCTCACGCGGTTATGGCCCGGGGCGGTTCTCCTTCAACGTCAAGGGCGGTCGCTGCGAGGCCTGCCAGGGCGATGGCCTGATCAAGGTCGAGATGCACTTTTTGCCGGACATCTATGTGCCCTGCGACGTGTGCAGGAGCAAGCGCTACAACCGCGAAACCCTGGAAATCAAATACAAGGGCAAGAGCATCCACGAAGTGCTGGAGATGACCATCGAAGAAGCGCGTGAGTTCTTCGACGCGGTGCCAGCCCTGGCTCGCAAGCTCCAGACGTTAATGGATGTAGGGCTTTCCTACATCAAGCTCGGCCAATCGGCTACCACGCTGTCAGGTGGCGAGGCGCAACGGGTCAAGCTGTCCCGCGAGCTGTCCAAGCGCGACACAGGCAAGACCCTGTATATCCTCGACGAGCCGACCACGGGCCTGCACTTCGCCGATATCCAGCAGTTGCTCGATGTATTGCATCGCTTGCGCGACCACGGCAATACCGTGGTGGTGATCGAGCATAATCTGGATGTGATCAAAACGGCGGATTGGCTGGTTGATCTCGGGCCTGAAGGAGGATCGAAAGGCGGTCAGATCATCGCCTGCGGTACGCCGGAAGAAGTGGCCGAGATGAAGCAGTCCTATACCGGGCACTACCTCAAGCCACTGTTGCTGCGCGACAAGGCCTGA
- a CDS encoding NAD-dependent epimerase/dehydratase family protein, producing the protein MADEPILITGGAGFIGSHLVDALLEKGYAVRVLDDLSTGKRNNLPLDNPQVELIEGDVADAALVARAAAGCRAVVHLAAVASVQASVENPARTHQSNFIGTLNVCEAMRLAGIKRVVFASSAAVYGNNGEGQSIVEDTPKAPLTPYAVDKLASEQYLDFYRRQHGLEPVVFRFFNIFGPRQDPSSPYSGVISIFSERAQKGLPITVFGDGEQTRDFVYVGDLIAVMVQALEKQQVEEGAVNVGLNQATSLKQLLAALESVLGGLPAVSHAPARSGDIRHSRANNQRLLERFAFPEPTPITVGLAHLLGR; encoded by the coding sequence ATGGCTGATGAACCTATTCTGATTACCGGCGGCGCAGGCTTCATCGGCTCCCATCTGGTCGATGCCCTGCTCGAAAAGGGTTACGCCGTGCGGGTACTCGATGACTTGTCCACCGGCAAGCGCAACAACCTGCCGCTGGATAACCCGCAGGTCGAACTGATCGAGGGCGATGTCGCCGATGCCGCGCTGGTGGCTCGCGCCGCCGCAGGCTGCCGGGCCGTGGTGCATCTGGCGGCCGTGGCGTCGGTACAGGCTTCGGTGGAGAATCCGGCCAGGACCCACCAGAGCAATTTCATCGGCACCTTGAATGTCTGCGAGGCCATGCGCCTGGCCGGAATCAAGCGCGTAGTGTTTGCTTCAAGCGCAGCGGTGTATGGCAACAATGGCGAAGGCCAGTCCATCGTCGAAGACACGCCCAAGGCGCCACTGACACCCTATGCGGTGGACAAACTGGCCAGCGAGCAGTACCTGGACTTCTACCGCCGCCAGCATGGCCTGGAGCCGGTGGTGTTCCGCTTCTTCAACATTTTCGGGCCGCGCCAGGATCCTTCCTCGCCCTATTCCGGGGTCATCAGCATCTTCAGTGAACGAGCTCAGAAAGGCTTGCCGATCACGGTGTTTGGCGATGGCGAGCAGACGCGGGACTTCGTCTACGTCGGTGATCTGATCGCGGTGATGGTGCAGGCGCTGGAAAAACAGCAGGTCGAGGAGGGGGCGGTCAATGTCGGGCTGAACCAGGCAACGTCCTTGAAGCAGTTGCTGGCGGCGCTGGAAAGCGTTTTGGGCGGTCTGCCGGCCGTGAGTCATGCACCAGCGCGCTCTGGCGACATTCGCCACTCGCGGGCCAACAATCAGCGCTTGCTCGAGCGTTTCGCTTTCCCTGAGCCGACGCCGATTACGGTTGGCCTGGCCCATCTGCTGGGCCGCTGA
- a CDS encoding single-stranded DNA-binding protein, with amino-acid sequence MARGVNKVILVGTCGQDPEVRYLPNGNAVTNLSLATSEQWTDKQTGQKVERTEWHRVSMFGKVAEIAGEYLRKGSQVYIEGKLQTREWEKDGIKRYTTEIIVDMQGTMQLLGGRPQNQDGSQPQQGGNNYNQSQAPRQQAPRPQQASRQAAPQQPAPQPAPDFDSFDDDIPF; translated from the coding sequence ATGGCCCGTGGGGTTAACAAAGTCATATTGGTCGGCACTTGCGGCCAGGATCCTGAAGTTCGCTACCTGCCTAACGGTAACGCAGTGACCAACTTGAGCCTTGCAACCAGCGAGCAGTGGACCGACAAGCAGACCGGCCAGAAGGTCGAGCGCACCGAGTGGCACCGTGTGTCGATGTTCGGCAAGGTCGCCGAAATCGCCGGTGAATACCTGCGCAAGGGTTCGCAGGTCTACATCGAAGGCAAACTGCAGACGCGCGAGTGGGAAAAGGACGGCATCAAGCGTTACACCACCGAAATCATTGTCGACATGCAGGGCACCATGCAGCTGCTTGGCGGTCGTCCGCAGAACCAGGACGGTTCGCAGCCACAACAAGGTGGCAACAACTACAACCAGAGCCAGGCGCCACGCCAACAGGCTCCACGCCCGCAGCAGGCGTCGCGTCAAGCTGCTCCGCAGCAGCCAGCGCCGCAGCCGGCACCGGATTTCGACAGTTTTGATGACGATATTCCGTTCTAG
- a CDS encoding ABC transporter permease — MYLFRLALASLANRRFTAFLTAFAIALSVCLLLAVERVRTEARASFASTISGTDLIVGARSGSVNLLLYSVFRIGNATNNIRWDSYEHYASNPQVKWAIPISLGDSHRGYRVMGTNQSYFEHYQYGHRQNLQLTQGRAFTDDPFEVVLGAEVADALHYKLGDKLVLAHGVAAISLVKHDDKPFTVVGVLKRTGTPVDRTLHISLGGMEAIHVDWHNGVPARGAGRISANLARNLDLTPTAITAFMLGLNNKISTFALQRDINEFRGEPLLAILPGVALQELWSLMGTAEKALFVISLFVVLTGLIGMLTAILTSLNERRREMAILRSVGARPWHIASLLVLEAFALALSGIVAGLALLYLAIALAQGYVQSKYGLYLPLALPSEYEWTLLGIILGAALVMGSVPAWRAYRQSLADGLSIHL; from the coding sequence ATGTACCTGTTCCGACTTGCGCTGGCCAGCCTGGCCAACCGCCGCTTCACCGCCTTTCTCACCGCGTTTGCGATTGCCTTGTCGGTATGTCTGCTGCTGGCGGTTGAGCGGGTGCGCACCGAAGCCCGTGCCAGCTTCGCCAGTACCATCAGCGGCACCGACCTGATCGTCGGCGCCCGCTCCGGCTCGGTCAACCTGCTGCTGTACTCGGTCTTTCGTATCGGCAATGCCACCAACAACATCCGCTGGGACAGTTACGAGCATTACGCCAGCAACCCACAGGTCAAATGGGCTATCCCGATTTCCCTGGGCGATTCGCACCGGGGCTACCGGGTAATGGGGACCAACCAGAGCTACTTCGAACACTATCAGTACGGCCACCGGCAGAACTTGCAACTGACCCAGGGCCGGGCTTTTACCGATGATCCATTCGAAGTGGTGCTTGGCGCCGAAGTCGCCGATGCATTGCATTACAAACTGGGCGACAAACTGGTGCTGGCCCACGGCGTGGCCGCTATCAGCCTGGTCAAGCACGACGACAAGCCGTTCACCGTGGTCGGGGTTCTCAAGCGCACCGGCACGCCCGTGGACCGGACGCTGCATATCAGCCTCGGCGGCATGGAGGCGATTCACGTCGACTGGCACAACGGCGTTCCCGCCCGGGGTGCGGGCCGTATCAGCGCCAATCTGGCGCGCAACCTGGACCTCACGCCGACGGCGATCACTGCTTTCATGCTCGGCCTGAACAACAAGATTTCGACCTTTGCCCTGCAGCGCGACATCAATGAGTTTCGCGGCGAACCATTGCTGGCGATTCTGCCTGGCGTGGCCCTGCAGGAGCTCTGGAGCCTGATGGGCACCGCGGAAAAGGCACTGTTCGTGATCTCTCTGTTCGTAGTGCTGACCGGTTTGATCGGCATGCTCACGGCGATACTGACCAGCCTCAATGAGCGCCGACGGGAGATGGCCATCCTGCGCTCCGTCGGCGCCCGCCCTTGGCACATCGCCAGCCTGCTGGTGCTGGAAGCTTTCGCCCTGGCCCTGTCAGGAATCGTCGCGGGGCTCGCGCTGCTTTATCTGGCGATTGCCCTGGCGCAAGGTTACGTCCAGTCGAAATACGGGCTGTACCTGCCGCTGGCATTGCCGAGCGAGTATGAGTGGACCTTGCTGGGGATCATTCTCGGCGCCGCCCTGGTCATGGGCAGCGTACCGGCCTGGCGCGCATACCGGCAGTCACTGGCCGATGGCTTGTCCATTCATCTATGA
- a CDS encoding ABC transporter ATP-binding protein produces MSQALIELTDLGFSWPGQAPLLDIPALRLEPGETLFLKGPSGSGKTTLLGLLGGVQRPDRGSIRLLGQELTALSFAARDRFRVDHTGYIFQQFNLLPFLSVRENVELPCRFSRLRARRAEQRHGSIDQAAASLLAHLGLKDPALLARRADTLSIGQQQRVAAARALIGQPELVIADEPTSALDADACEVFIRLLFAECREAGASLLFVSHDQRLAPLFDRYLCLSELNRAVLPACTGEV; encoded by the coding sequence ATGAGCCAAGCACTAATCGAGTTGACTGACCTGGGCTTCTCCTGGCCGGGTCAGGCCCCGCTTCTGGATATTCCGGCCTTGCGTCTTGAACCTGGCGAAACCCTGTTCCTCAAGGGCCCCAGTGGCAGCGGCAAGACCACCCTGCTCGGCCTGCTCGGCGGCGTACAGAGGCCCGACCGCGGCAGCATCCGCCTGTTGGGCCAGGAGCTGACCGCGTTGTCCTTCGCTGCCCGCGATCGCTTCAGGGTCGACCACACCGGCTACATTTTCCAGCAGTTCAACCTGCTGCCGTTTCTTTCGGTTCGAGAAAACGTCGAGCTGCCGTGCCGCTTCTCGCGCCTGCGCGCCCGCCGCGCCGAACAGCGCCATGGCAGCATCGACCAGGCCGCTGCCAGCCTGCTCGCCCATCTGGGGCTCAAGGACCCGGCCCTGCTCGCCCGGCGGGCCGATACCCTGTCAATCGGCCAACAACAGCGGGTCGCCGCCGCACGCGCATTGATCGGCCAGCCGGAATTGGTGATCGCCGACGAGCCGACTTCCGCGCTCGATGCCGACGCCTGCGAGGTATTTATCCGCCTGCTGTTCGCCGAGTGCCGGGAAGCCGGGGCCAGCCTGCTGTTCGTCAGCCATGATCAACGCCTGGCGCCGCTGTTCGACCGCTACCTCTGCTTGTCAGAACTCAATCGAGCAGTGCTTCCTGCTTGCACAGGGGAGGTGTGA
- the bfr gene encoding bacterioferritin → MQGHPDVIDYLNTLLTGELAARDQYFIHSRMYEDWGFSKLYERINHEMEEEAQHADALMRRILMLEGTPRMRPDDLDVGTTVPEMLASDLRLEYKVRAALCKGIELCELHKDYISRDILRIQLADTEEDHTYWLEKQQGLIKSIGLENYLQSQL, encoded by the coding sequence ATGCAAGGTCACCCAGACGTAATCGATTACCTCAACACGTTGCTGACCGGCGAACTGGCAGCCCGTGACCAATATTTCATCCACTCGCGGATGTACGAAGACTGGGGCTTCAGCAAGCTCTACGAGCGTATCAATCACGAGATGGAGGAAGAGGCACAGCACGCCGATGCCCTGATGCGCCGTATTCTCATGCTCGAAGGTACGCCTCGCATGCGCCCGGACGATCTGGATGTCGGCACCACGGTCCCCGAGATGCTCGCCAGTGACCTGCGCCTGGAGTACAAGGTCCGTGCTGCGCTGTGCAAGGGAATCGAGCTCTGCGAGTTGCACAAGGACTACATCAGCCGCGACATTCTGCGCATACAGCTGGCAGACACTGAAGAAGACCACACCTACTGGTTGGAAAAGCAGCAGGGGCTGATCAAGTCGATCGGTCTGGAGAATTATCTGCAGTCGCAGCTTTAA
- a CDS encoding DUF3299 domain-containing protein, with translation MRNLKMLRAVLALLLLVALPLWAAEPRPLDWAEMIPPDAPKVAPKMAPIHDLSQLSNALAAESAPAARQQSPAAPVVKALDGQQVKLPGYIVPLEVSDEGRTTEFLLVPYYGACIHVPPPPSNQIVHVISEIGVKIEELYQPYWIEGPMLVKASSSELAEAGYQMEAEKIYAYELQ, from the coding sequence ATGAGGAACTTGAAGATGCTACGCGCAGTGCTGGCGTTATTGCTGCTGGTTGCCCTGCCCCTCTGGGCAGCCGAGCCCCGTCCGCTGGATTGGGCAGAAATGATTCCGCCAGATGCGCCAAAAGTCGCCCCGAAAATGGCGCCTATCCATGACCTCTCGCAGCTGAGCAATGCCCTTGCCGCCGAATCGGCACCCGCCGCCCGGCAGCAATCGCCGGCCGCCCCGGTGGTCAAGGCGCTCGATGGCCAGCAGGTCAAGTTGCCCGGTTACATCGTGCCGCTGGAAGTGAGTGATGAGGGGCGCACCACCGAGTTTCTGTTGGTGCCGTACTACGGCGCCTGCATCCACGTGCCGCCGCCGCCCTCCAACCAGATCGTGCACGTCATCAGCGAGATCGGGGTGAAAATCGAAGAGCTGTATCAACCCTACTGGATCGAGGGGCCGATGCTGGTCAAGGCTTCAAGCAGCGAATTGGCCGAGGCCGGCTATCAGATGGAAGCCGAGAAAATCTACGCCTACGAGCTGCAGTAA
- a CDS encoding MFS transporter: MQDPYSDRMSGSETRAAGGLAMVFAFRMLGMFMVLPVLATYGMDLAGATPALIGLAIGAYGLTQAFLQIPFGVISDRIGRRPVIYFGLIVFALGSLLAANADTIWGVIAGRILQGAGAISAAVMALLSDLTREQHRTKAMAMIGMTIGLSFAVAMVIGPLLTRAFGLSGLFLATAGLALVGIVLVAFVVPRAPSHLQHRESGVARQALGPTLRHPDLLRLDAGIFVLHAILMASFVALPLALVERAGLPKEEHWWVYLTALLISFFGMIPFIIYGEKKRKMKRVLLGAVCVLMLAELFFWEFGDSLQALVVGTVIFFTAFNLLEASLPSLISKVSPAGGKGTAMGVYSTSQFLGAAVGGILGGWLFQQGGLSVVFLGCAGLCALWLAIAVTMREPPYVTSLRMPLSPEAIREAGLTERLKAVPGVTDAVVVADEAAVYIKLDTEILDRSSLESLVNPAPQTCEA, from the coding sequence ATGCAAGATCCCTACAGCGACCGCATGAGCGGCAGCGAGACCCGCGCAGCAGGCGGTCTGGCCATGGTGTTCGCGTTCCGCATGCTGGGCATGTTCATGGTGCTGCCGGTACTGGCCACCTATGGCATGGACCTGGCCGGCGCCACGCCAGCGCTGATAGGCCTTGCCATTGGCGCCTACGGACTGACCCAGGCGTTCCTGCAAATTCCGTTCGGGGTCATTTCCGACCGCATCGGCCGGCGCCCGGTGATTTATTTTGGGTTGATCGTCTTCGCCCTGGGCAGTCTTCTTGCGGCCAATGCCGACACCATCTGGGGGGTGATCGCCGGGCGGATCCTGCAAGGTGCCGGAGCGATTTCCGCGGCCGTGATGGCTTTGCTGTCCGACCTGACCCGGGAACAGCACCGGACCAAGGCCATGGCCATGATCGGCATGACCATCGGCTTGTCCTTTGCCGTGGCGATGGTGATCGGGCCTCTGCTGACGCGGGCTTTCGGCTTGTCCGGATTGTTCCTGGCCACTGCAGGCCTGGCGCTGGTCGGTATCGTACTGGTGGCGTTCGTCGTGCCGCGCGCGCCGAGTCATCTGCAACACCGTGAATCGGGCGTCGCCCGCCAGGCACTGGGGCCGACCTTGCGTCATCCCGACCTGCTGCGGCTCGATGCCGGGATTTTCGTCCTGCACGCCATTCTGATGGCCAGTTTCGTCGCCTTGCCGCTGGCGCTGGTCGAGCGCGCCGGATTGCCAAAAGAGGAGCACTGGTGGGTCTACCTGACCGCCTTGCTGATTTCTTTTTTCGGGATGATTCCTTTCATCATTTATGGTGAAAAGAAGCGCAAGATGAAACGCGTGTTGCTGGGTGCGGTCTGTGTCTTGATGCTTGCTGAACTATTCTTCTGGGAGTTCGGCGACAGCTTGCAGGCACTGGTGGTCGGCACGGTGATCTTCTTCACTGCCTTCAACCTGCTGGAAGCGTCGCTGCCTTCGCTGATCAGCAAGGTTTCACCGGCTGGCGGCAAGGGTACGGCCATGGGGGTGTATTCCACCAGCCAGTTCCTGGGGGCGGCAGTGGGTGGCATCCTGGGTGGATGGTTATTCCAGCAGGGTGGATTGAGCGTGGTATTTCTTGGCTGTGCCGGGCTCTGTGCCCTATGGCTGGCCATAGCTGTTACTATGCGCGAACCACCCTACGTGACGAGCCTGCGTATGCCGTTGTCGCCCGAGGCGATACGCGAAGCGGGCTTGACCGAGCGCCTCAAGGCCGTGCCGGGTGTGACAGATGCAGTGGTGGTGGCAGATGAAGCCGCCGTCTATATCAAATTGGATACAGAAATATTGGATCGTTCGTCCCTGGAAAGCCTGGTCAATCCGGCGCCCCAGACGTGCGAAGCCTAG
- a CDS encoding OmpW family protein, with amino-acid sequence MHQSLLSASLIALALAAPFAHAHQAGDFIMRAGAITTAPNEDSGELKLDGAKISGTKATLDSDTQLGLTFAYMLTDHLGIELLAATPFQHTVGVRGISAATGIAGLDGKLADIKQLPPTLSLQYYPMTPTSRFQPYAGIGINYTMFFDEDLTSARKQQGFSNLKVQDSIGLAGQLGLDYMLTDNMLVNASVWYADIDTKATVDGPTALGVGRTKVDVDVDPWVYMVGIGYKF; translated from the coding sequence ATGCACCAGTCCTTGCTCAGCGCCTCGCTCATCGCCCTGGCGCTCGCAGCCCCGTTCGCCCATGCCCACCAGGCCGGCGATTTCATCATGCGTGCCGGCGCGATAACGACAGCACCCAACGAAGACAGCGGTGAGCTGAAACTCGACGGCGCAAAGATTTCCGGGACCAAGGCCACCCTCGACAGCGACACCCAACTGGGCCTGACATTCGCTTACATGCTGACCGATCACCTGGGTATCGAGCTGCTGGCAGCCACCCCCTTCCAGCACACCGTCGGTGTGCGCGGCATCAGTGCCGCCACCGGCATCGCCGGCCTGGACGGCAAGCTGGCAGACATCAAACAACTGCCCCCCACCCTGTCGCTGCAATACTATCCAATGACGCCGACTTCCAGGTTCCAACCCTATGCAGGTATCGGCATCAACTACACGATGTTCTTCGATGAAGACCTCACCAGTGCCCGCAAGCAGCAAGGCTTCAGCAACCTGAAGGTGCAGGACTCGATAGGCCTGGCCGGCCAGCTTGGCCTGGACTATATGCTGACCGACAACATGCTGGTCAACGCCTCGGTCTGGTATGCCGACATCGACACCAAGGCCACCGTCGACGGGCCGACCGCACTGGGTGTAGGCCGGACCAAAGTCGACGTTGACGTCGATCCATGGGTCTACATGGTCGGTATTGGCTACAAGTTCTAA